In the genome of Methanopyrus kandleri AV19, one region contains:
- a CDS encoding DUF3343 domain-containing protein gives MGLLSRLRSAFSRDEGPSDEREGKGLIVFESARDAMKAERTLKEAGYDVRAVAPPPEIREGCDLAIEYDLVDEVGVRRTLEEIGVEPLKFVSLEDPSLKPIELVRVKEVDGYIMVRCGNMKVTVDRDGTIVNVSGGGCPDVPYLAHELVGKNVLELSENSMPASLGYTLCAYTLDKAVRKAKEVLLGEGS, from the coding sequence ATGGGGCTCCTCTCCCGCCTCCGCTCCGCGTTTTCCCGGGATGAGGGACCGTCAGACGAGCGCGAGGGTAAGGGCCTGATCGTCTTCGAAAGCGCCAGGGACGCGATGAAGGCGGAGAGGACCCTCAAGGAGGCCGGATACGACGTCCGGGCGGTGGCCCCACCGCCGGAGATCCGCGAGGGGTGCGACCTGGCGATCGAGTACGACCTCGTCGACGAGGTAGGCGTGCGCCGAACGCTCGAGGAGATCGGTGTGGAACCGCTGAAGTTCGTATCACTCGAGGACCCTTCCCTCAAGCCCATCGAGCTGGTTCGCGTCAAGGAGGTCGACGGATACATCATGGTCCGATGCGGCAACATGAAGGTGACCGTGGATCGGGACGGGACGATAGTGAACGTGTCGGGTGGAGGGTGTCCCGACGTCCCTTACCTGGCGCATGAACTCGTGGGCAAGAACGTTCTCGAGCTGTCGGAGAACTCGATGCCGGCGAGCTTGGGATACACGCTCTGCGCGTACACCCTGGACAAAGCCGTGAGGAAGGCCAAGGAAGTACTCTTAGGGGAGGGAAGTTGA
- a CDS encoding acyl-CoA dehydratase activase, producing MRVLGVDAGSSHLKCAIVEDGSLEDHTVVESTGPVKKVLRRALDELGAGIDEFDVTAVTGYGREALSDEFDETVPELPAVALGASQLVEGARTVIDVGGQDTKVMKVEDGKVVDFQVNDKCAAGTGRFVENVCRRLGIEMSEVDEHASGADDPVKINSMCAVFAETEVISLVNRGIDVERILLGVLDSVAERVATMIDKVSPEPEVVLVGGMARCRVFAELLSDRLEMGINVPNEAHVAGAFGAALWVLEK from the coding sequence GTGCGGGTCCTCGGCGTGGACGCGGGATCTTCCCACCTGAAGTGTGCGATCGTGGAGGACGGCTCGCTCGAGGACCATACCGTGGTGGAGTCGACAGGTCCCGTGAAGAAAGTGCTACGGCGTGCCCTAGATGAGCTAGGCGCGGGCATCGACGAGTTCGACGTCACGGCCGTCACGGGATACGGTAGGGAGGCTCTGAGCGACGAGTTCGATGAGACCGTGCCCGAGCTTCCTGCGGTCGCCCTAGGTGCCTCCCAGCTGGTCGAAGGTGCCAGGACGGTGATAGACGTGGGCGGTCAGGATACCAAGGTGATGAAAGTGGAGGACGGCAAGGTCGTGGACTTCCAGGTGAACGACAAGTGTGCGGCCGGTACCGGGAGGTTCGTCGAGAACGTGTGCCGGCGGCTCGGGATCGAGATGTCGGAGGTCGACGAGCACGCGAGCGGCGCGGACGATCCCGTGAAGATCAACTCGATGTGCGCGGTCTTCGCGGAGACGGAGGTGATCTCGCTGGTGAACCGCGGGATCGACGTCGAAAGGATCCTGCTGGGCGTCCTCGACTCCGTGGCCGAGCGCGTCGCCACCATGATCGACAAGGTGTCGCCGGAGCCCGAGGTGGTGCTGGTCGGCGGCATGGCACGCTGTCGGGTCTTCGCCGAGCTCCTCTCAGACAGGCTGGAGATGGGGATAAACGTACCTAATGAAGCCCACGTAGCCGGAGCATTTGGGGCTGCTTTATGGGTATTAGAAAAATGA
- a CDS encoding YeeE/YedE family protein yields MAEYLHAIGTLAFGVLIGYLGQRSAMCFIGGIRDVYLLRDTWLVQGLIGFLIGAFFGLVVFGAAGMIKKFPWFLYKGASAIPGDVLGKKPGFAAHAAVTVIGGLGVGFLSVVQGGCPFRNYVMAAEGNVTAMAYLLGVFVGAVFFHACIVPIFGPPK; encoded by the coding sequence GTGGCGGAGTACCTGCACGCCATCGGGACGCTCGCGTTCGGCGTGCTGATCGGCTACCTGGGCCAGCGGTCCGCGATGTGCTTCATAGGAGGAATCCGAGACGTGTACCTACTACGCGACACGTGGCTCGTGCAGGGCCTGATCGGGTTCCTCATCGGTGCCTTCTTCGGGCTGGTGGTGTTCGGAGCCGCGGGTATGATCAAGAAGTTCCCGTGGTTCCTGTACAAGGGAGCGTCCGCCATCCCGGGTGACGTCCTCGGCAAGAAGCCGGGGTTCGCCGCCCACGCGGCGGTGACGGTGATAGGCGGTCTCGGCGTGGGTTTCCTGTCGGTGGTTCAGGGTGGCTGTCCGTTCAGGAACTACGTGATGGCGGCCGAGGGCAACGTGACTGCGATGGCGTACCTGCTAGGGGTGTTCGTCGGTGCGGTGTTCTTCCACGCCTGCATCGTGCCGATCTTCGGGCCGCCGAAGTGA
- a CDS encoding double-cubane-cluster-containing anaerobic reductase — protein MLDIREIWKELGIDLERHDELLEALPEVYEEIFLSQENRPERMSYFDEVVADIHGARVRELYEMRQEGKPILGTFCVYVPEEIVLAAGGVCVGLCGGAEFPIPDAEKYLPRDLCPLIKSSFGFLVSRLCPYCQVATVIVGENTCDGKKKMYEIMSEHKDVYVMEMPQVKDEEGLEYWHEQLIKFKEFVEELSGNEITYESLLDAIERVNAKREAFRKLYELRKHDPAPISGRDANLIAQIAFYDDVDRFTEKVNELNEELEKRVEEGEGVAEEAPRILVAGTPMPIPHWKLLYVVESCGAVVVCEESCTGTRYFEREVSTEGDDVEDLIKNIAEAYMETKCAIFTPNDERVKDIIKKYKEWNCDGVILYNLKFCQPYAVEHSKIESRLREEGIPALKLESDYSEEDVEQLKTRIETFLESIA, from the coding sequence TTGTTGGATATCAGAGAGATTTGGAAAGAGCTCGGAATCGACCTAGAGCGGCATGATGAGTTGCTCGAAGCCCTGCCGGAGGTGTACGAAGAGATCTTCCTGAGTCAGGAAAACCGTCCCGAGCGTATGTCCTACTTCGACGAGGTAGTCGCCGATATCCACGGCGCACGAGTCCGGGAGCTGTACGAGATGAGACAGGAGGGTAAACCGATCCTAGGGACGTTCTGCGTCTACGTGCCGGAGGAGATCGTCCTCGCCGCGGGCGGTGTTTGCGTAGGGTTATGTGGCGGAGCGGAGTTCCCGATCCCGGACGCCGAAAAGTACCTCCCACGCGACCTGTGCCCGTTGATCAAATCGTCCTTCGGCTTCCTGGTATCCAGACTGTGCCCTTACTGCCAAGTCGCGACGGTAATCGTCGGCGAGAACACTTGCGACGGCAAGAAGAAGATGTACGAGATAATGTCAGAACACAAGGATGTCTACGTGATGGAAATGCCGCAGGTGAAAGATGAAGAGGGTCTCGAGTACTGGCACGAGCAACTGATTAAATTCAAGGAGTTCGTAGAGGAACTATCCGGGAACGAAATCACCTATGAGTCATTATTAGATGCTATAGAACGTGTGAACGCCAAGCGGGAAGCCTTTAGAAAGTTATACGAGCTCAGGAAGCACGACCCAGCACCTATAAGCGGACGTGACGCGAACTTGATAGCCCAGATAGCGTTCTACGATGATGTAGATAGATTCACAGAGAAGGTAAACGAACTCAACGAAGAGCTCGAAAAACGGGTGGAAGAAGGCGAAGGTGTCGCCGAGGAAGCACCGAGAATTCTCGTAGCCGGCACGCCGATGCCGATTCCACACTGGAAGCTGCTTTACGTCGTGGAGTCCTGCGGCGCGGTGGTAGTTTGTGAGGAGTCGTGCACGGGCACCAGGTACTTTGAACGGGAGGTCAGCACAGAAGGAGACGACGTTGAAGATCTTATTAAGAATATTGCGGAGGCATACATGGAAACGAAATGTGCTATCTTCACACCGAACGATGAAAGAGTTAAAGATATTATTAAGAAATACAAAGAGTGGAACTGTGATGGGGTGATTTTGTATAACCTTAAATTCTGTCAACCGTACGCTGTGGAACACTCAAAGATCGAAAGTAGGCTGAGAGAAGAAGGAATCCCTGCACTAAAACTTGAATCCGACTACAGCGAGGAGGACGTGGAACAACTGAAAACTAGGATCGAGACGTTCTTGGAGTCGATCGCCTAG
- a CDS encoding elongation factor 1-beta has translation MSKVLVDLKVLPESADVDYEELKEAIREKLESMDVVDIEGMEEEPIAFGLKAIRVKVVVPDAEGGTDALEDALKEVDEVNQVEVVSASRTL, from the coding sequence GTGTCGAAAGTACTCGTGGACCTGAAAGTCCTCCCGGAGAGTGCCGATGTGGACTACGAGGAACTCAAGGAGGCCATCCGCGAGAAGCTCGAGTCCATGGACGTCGTGGACATCGAAGGCATGGAGGAAGAACCTATCGCCTTCGGGCTGAAGGCGATCAGAGTGAAGGTGGTAGTGCCGGACGCCGAGGGAGGTACCGACGCGCTCGAGGACGCTCTCAAGGAGGTCGACGAGGTCAATCAGGTCGAGGTGGTGAGTGCCAGTCGCACCCTCTGA
- the ppsA gene encoding phosphoenolpyruvate synthase → MKYVRWFEEISKDDVDVAGGKGANLGEMTQAGLPVPPGFVVLSTAYDEFLERTGLKEKIKEILSSHDLSDNDELQEAAEEIQRLIVEVEMPEEIREEIVKAYRELCEKVGKEEEFVAVRSSATAEDLPEASFAGQQETFLNVQGEEDVVKYVQKCWASLFTPRAVAYREEQGFEHLDVSIAVVVQKMVDSEKSGVMFTVHPYTGERDKMVIEAVWGLGEAVVSGEVTPDTYIVDKNTFEVIEEQISEQEWMYTKDPETGETVKAEVPEDKRDARKLTDEEIKELAEIGVAVEEHYGFPQDIEWAIEDDEVYVLQSRPVTTIPEEKGGEEEIEAEELEGKILVRGLGASPGIGTGEVKIVMDVDEIDKVEEGDVLVTKMTTPDMVPAMRKASAIVTDEGGITCHAAIVSRELGIPCVVGTGNATEVLEEGQVVTVDGERGVVYEGDVRKALRAEEEEEEREEKEIVVERPAAEPVTATEIKVNVSMPEAAERAAKTGADGVGLLRIEHMILGVGVHPRKLIEEGEREKLVQVLMDGIRKVADAFYPKPVWVRTLDAPTDEFRELEGGEREPEETNPMLGWRGIRRDLEERETLECQFEAIRRLHQEGYDNIGVMIPLVQHPEELRRAKRIAKEVGLKPHRQVEFGMMVETPAAAVLIDEFIEVGLDFVSLGTNDLTQYTLAVDRNNDKVAYLYDEKHPAVLRLIKHVINECKEAGVKTSICGQAGSDPKMAEILVKAGIDSISANIDAVPQIRRIVARVERKILLDKMREF, encoded by the coding sequence GCTTCAGGAGGCCGCGGAGGAGATTCAGCGGCTGATCGTTGAGGTCGAAATGCCGGAGGAGATCCGTGAGGAGATCGTGAAAGCCTACCGGGAGCTCTGCGAGAAGGTCGGTAAGGAAGAGGAGTTCGTAGCTGTCCGCTCGTCGGCGACCGCCGAAGACTTACCGGAAGCTTCCTTCGCGGGCCAGCAGGAGACGTTCCTGAACGTCCAAGGTGAGGAGGACGTCGTGAAGTACGTGCAGAAGTGTTGGGCGTCCCTATTCACCCCTCGGGCCGTGGCTTACCGGGAGGAGCAAGGGTTCGAGCATCTGGACGTTTCGATCGCCGTCGTCGTCCAGAAGATGGTAGATTCGGAGAAGTCAGGAGTAATGTTCACGGTCCACCCCTACACCGGCGAGCGGGACAAGATGGTGATCGAAGCCGTGTGGGGTCTCGGCGAGGCCGTAGTCAGTGGGGAAGTCACTCCCGACACCTACATCGTCGACAAGAACACGTTCGAGGTCATCGAGGAGCAGATATCCGAGCAGGAGTGGATGTACACGAAGGACCCGGAAACAGGGGAGACGGTCAAGGCCGAGGTGCCTGAGGATAAACGCGACGCTAGGAAGCTGACGGACGAAGAGATCAAGGAACTGGCGGAGATCGGAGTAGCCGTGGAGGAGCACTACGGGTTCCCGCAGGATATCGAGTGGGCCATCGAGGACGACGAAGTATACGTGCTGCAGTCGCGTCCGGTCACCACAATACCAGAGGAGAAGGGCGGAGAGGAAGAGATAGAGGCGGAAGAGTTGGAGGGCAAGATCCTCGTCCGCGGCCTAGGGGCCAGCCCGGGGATCGGTACGGGCGAAGTCAAGATCGTGATGGACGTGGACGAGATCGACAAGGTGGAGGAAGGGGACGTCCTGGTCACCAAGATGACCACACCGGACATGGTCCCGGCGATGCGGAAGGCGTCGGCCATAGTCACCGACGAAGGCGGAATCACATGCCACGCCGCGATCGTGTCGCGAGAGCTGGGAATCCCGTGTGTGGTCGGTACGGGCAACGCCACGGAGGTCCTCGAGGAGGGGCAGGTGGTAACGGTCGACGGAGAGCGTGGAGTCGTGTACGAGGGTGACGTGCGCAAGGCCCTCCGTGCCGAGGAGGAAGAGGAGGAGCGGGAAGAGAAGGAGATCGTGGTGGAGCGCCCGGCCGCTGAGCCAGTGACCGCTACGGAGATCAAGGTTAACGTCAGCATGCCCGAAGCCGCGGAGCGTGCCGCTAAGACGGGAGCCGACGGTGTCGGATTGCTCCGTATCGAACACATGATCCTGGGCGTGGGAGTACATCCCCGCAAGCTCATCGAGGAGGGTGAGCGCGAGAAACTCGTGCAAGTGTTGATGGACGGGATCCGCAAGGTCGCGGACGCCTTCTACCCGAAGCCCGTATGGGTCAGAACCCTGGACGCTCCGACCGACGAGTTCCGCGAGCTCGAAGGTGGTGAGCGGGAGCCCGAAGAAACCAACCCGATGCTCGGTTGGAGAGGTATTCGTCGCGATCTCGAGGAGCGGGAGACTCTCGAGTGTCAGTTCGAGGCTATCCGCCGCCTCCACCAGGAGGGTTACGATAACATCGGCGTGATGATTCCGTTGGTACAGCACCCCGAAGAACTGCGCCGCGCTAAGCGGATCGCCAAGGAAGTAGGGCTCAAACCGCATCGTCAGGTCGAGTTCGGAATGATGGTGGAAACACCTGCCGCCGCGGTACTAATCGACGAATTCATCGAAGTAGGCCTCGACTTCGTGAGCCTCGGTACCAACGACCTCACCCAGTACACGTTGGCGGTCGACAGGAACAACGACAAGGTGGCATACCTCTACGACGAGAAGCACCCGGCAGTACTCCGGCTGATCAAACACGTCATCAACGAGTGCAAGGAGGCTGGAGTGAAGACGAGCATCTGCGGTCAGGCGGGTAGCGACCCGAAGATGGCCGAGATACTAGTGAAAGCGGGCATCGACAGCATCTCGGCGAACATCGACGCGGTGCCCCAGATCCGGCGGATCGTAGCCCGGGTAGAGCGGAAGATACTGCTGGATAAGATGAGGGAGTTCTAA
- a CDS encoding sulfurtransferase TusA family protein yields the protein MVEYDEELDVRGKICPMPVLETRKKLEEMSEGEVLKVVGDYPPAKDNIRRFAEENGHEVLDVEEGEDHFVIYIKKKG from the coding sequence ATGGTCGAGTACGACGAAGAGCTGGACGTTCGGGGTAAGATCTGTCCCATGCCCGTGCTCGAAACTAGGAAGAAGCTGGAGGAGATGAGCGAAGGGGAGGTCCTGAAGGTCGTCGGCGATTACCCTCCCGCGAAGGACAACATCCGGAGGTTCGCCGAGGAGAACGGGCACGAGGTCCTGGACGTGGAGGAGGGAGAGGACCACTTCGTGATCTACATCAAGAAGAAGGGCTAG
- a CDS encoding HD domain-containing protein, producing MRFLRVLEEVVSDLPERVLRRLCRLHDIRGHRGDTRLEHSLKVAYLCWRLSGKFRVDGKIALESGLLHDIGYGIPRCPLCKLDPGGHCGICHWRTGSELLEEVNVDPAVVRAVRRHMFPYGPPPRTPLDWCVWTSDKLESVLSFLGFRVLPDPVLKRAVSAIYTLS from the coding sequence TTGCGCTTTCTACGTGTCCTGGAGGAGGTGGTTTCCGATCTCCCCGAACGCGTCCTTCGGCGACTATGTCGCCTGCACGACATCCGCGGACACCGTGGTGATACGAGGCTCGAGCACTCGTTGAAGGTGGCTTACCTGTGCTGGCGACTGTCGGGGAAGTTCAGAGTCGACGGCAAAATCGCCCTCGAATCGGGGTTACTGCACGACATCGGTTACGGAATTCCGAGATGCCCACTCTGTAAGCTCGACCCGGGCGGCCACTGTGGTATCTGTCACTGGAGAACCGGGAGCGAGCTCCTGGAAGAGGTGAACGTCGACCCCGCCGTTGTTCGGGCTGTCAGGCGTCATATGTTCCCGTACGGTCCGCCGCCCAGGACTCCGCTGGACTGGTGCGTGTGGACTTCGGACAAGTTGGAGTCGGTGCTGTCCTTCCTAGGCTTTAGGGTCTTACCTGACCCGGTACTCAAGCGTGCCGTGAGCGCGATTTACACGCTCTCGTGA
- a CDS encoding TrmB family transcriptional regulator: MSLLKHLSELGLSEREARVYLYLVRAGEANAREVSEGVEIPYSKVYSVLRSLEDKGWVEADRSARPTTYRPVSPDVAVKRALEQELNRIRRELEEHAKVAVRKLSEIYRAERETVARTYHGKSARETLAEVLRSSEDIACIVHLGRNLPRWLLESLRRMEGLMILRAKEGSEVADELEPDVKAPIDIEPRNTLIVLSADRREFFLGKFGEGDYLLSLEEPILAQGIHDAVTRACKSRSRHA; encoded by the coding sequence GTGTCCCTCCTGAAACATCTTTCCGAGCTGGGATTGTCCGAACGAGAGGCGCGGGTGTACCTGTACCTGGTCCGCGCCGGTGAGGCCAACGCACGGGAGGTGAGCGAGGGAGTCGAGATCCCGTACTCGAAGGTTTACTCCGTCCTACGATCGCTGGAAGACAAGGGATGGGTGGAAGCCGACCGGAGCGCCAGACCTACCACCTACCGACCGGTATCCCCGGACGTCGCGGTGAAGCGAGCCCTGGAGCAAGAGCTGAACAGGATCCGACGTGAGCTGGAGGAACACGCCAAGGTCGCCGTGAGGAAACTTTCCGAGATATACAGAGCGGAACGCGAGACCGTGGCCCGCACGTATCACGGTAAGTCCGCCAGGGAAACGCTCGCAGAAGTGCTAAGATCGTCGGAAGACATAGCCTGCATCGTCCACTTAGGCCGCAATCTGCCACGCTGGCTCCTGGAGTCGCTTCGGCGGATGGAAGGTTTGATGATCCTTAGGGCTAAGGAAGGGTCCGAGGTCGCCGACGAACTGGAACCCGATGTGAAGGCACCCATCGATATCGAACCCCGAAACACCTTAATAGTGCTCTCAGCGGACCGCCGCGAGTTTTTCTTGGGTAAGTTCGGTGAGGGCGACTACCTGCTCTCACTCGAGGAGCCGATACTGGCCCAAGGGATTCACGATGCGGTCACGAGAGCGTGTAAATCGCGCTCACGGCACGCTTGA
- a CDS encoding zinc finger domain-containing protein, protein MAEENEEREVGVERASSEELKETGGKTREELIEEAAEEVEMTEAGRIERADYAVCSACGGPIAPGERAVSHPCPKCGEVVITRCQKCRRLGNRYQCPNCGFIGP, encoded by the coding sequence TTGGCGGAGGAGAACGAGGAGCGGGAAGTCGGCGTGGAGAGGGCTTCTTCAGAAGAGCTGAAGGAAACAGGGGGTAAGACGCGGGAAGAACTCATCGAGGAGGCCGCAGAGGAAGTCGAGATGACCGAAGCCGGTCGTATAGAGCGTGCCGACTACGCCGTATGTTCCGCGTGCGGTGGACCGATCGCTCCCGGCGAGCGTGCGGTTTCCCATCCGTGCCCGAAGTGCGGTGAGGTCGTGATCACCCGATGCCAGAAGTGTAGGAGGTTGGGCAACCGGTACCAGTGTCCCAACTGCGGCTTCATAGGTCCTTAA
- a CDS encoding formylmethanofuran dehydrogenase subunit B, which translates to MGRKVIKDVVCPFCGTLCDDLEVVVEDGEIVEVRHACRIGAAKFLTAQEDHRHTEPMIKENGEWKKIDYEDAAEETARILVEAKWPLMYGWSSTLCEAHEVGIEIAEKVGAVIDNTASVCHGPSTLGLQDAGVPSCTLGEVKNRADVIIYWGCNPMHAHPRHMSRYTAFTRGFFRPKGREDRTIIVVDPRRTATAELADVHLQVRPNEDYELISALRAAVHGIEIEREEVAGIPVEAVHEVADLIKEASFGTLFWGMGITMSRGRHRNIDNAICLIRDLNEYAKWTLIMMRGHYNVTGFNEVLTWTTGYPFAVDFSRGYPRYNPGEFSAVDVLIRGEVDAAFVIASDPGAHFPRKAVEHMARIPLVCVDPHWTPTAELADLYVPVTIAGIEWEGTAYRMDSVPIRMRKVVEPPESMLNDVEFLEMVIEKVEEMV; encoded by the coding sequence TTGGGTCGTAAAGTGATCAAGGATGTGGTCTGTCCGTTCTGTGGTACGCTGTGTGATGATCTAGAGGTGGTCGTGGAGGACGGTGAGATCGTGGAAGTACGGCATGCTTGTAGGATCGGTGCTGCGAAGTTCTTGACGGCGCAGGAGGATCATCGTCACACCGAGCCGATGATCAAAGAGAACGGAGAATGGAAGAAAATCGACTACGAAGACGCCGCAGAAGAGACGGCAAGAATACTTGTTGAGGCGAAATGGCCTCTGATGTATGGCTGGTCTTCAACGCTATGTGAAGCACATGAAGTTGGGATAGAGATTGCAGAAAAAGTTGGAGCTGTGATAGATAATACCGCTTCAGTGTGTCATGGACCGTCAACACTTGGATTGCAAGACGCCGGTGTTCCTAGCTGTACATTGGGTGAAGTGAAGAATCGAGCGGACGTCATCATCTACTGGGGTTGCAACCCTATGCACGCCCACCCGCGGCACATGAGCCGTTACACCGCCTTCACCCGCGGCTTCTTCCGACCGAAGGGTCGTGAGGATCGTACTATCATCGTCGTGGACCCGCGGAGGACCGCTACGGCCGAGCTAGCGGACGTCCACCTGCAGGTTAGACCCAACGAGGACTATGAGCTGATCAGCGCGCTCCGGGCGGCTGTTCACGGGATCGAGATCGAGCGCGAGGAGGTGGCGGGAATTCCGGTGGAAGCCGTGCACGAGGTCGCTGACCTGATCAAGGAGGCCAGCTTCGGCACACTGTTCTGGGGCATGGGCATCACGATGTCCCGGGGTCGTCATCGGAACATCGACAACGCGATCTGCTTGATCCGAGATCTGAACGAGTACGCGAAGTGGACTCTGATCATGATGCGAGGTCACTACAACGTGACCGGCTTCAACGAGGTGCTCACGTGGACTACGGGCTACCCGTTCGCCGTGGACTTCAGCCGTGGGTACCCGCGGTACAACCCAGGCGAGTTCTCCGCGGTGGACGTACTGATCAGGGGAGAAGTGGACGCCGCCTTCGTAATCGCCAGTGATCCGGGTGCGCACTTCCCGCGGAAGGCTGTGGAGCACATGGCTAGGATCCCGCTCGTGTGCGTGGACCCGCACTGGACGCCGACCGCCGAACTCGCCGACCTGTACGTGCCCGTAACCATCGCCGGCATCGAATGGGAAGGCACCGCCTACCGAATGGACTCAGTACCCATCAGGATGCGCAAGGTCGTCGAACCACCCGAAAGCATGCTCAACGACGTAGAATTCCTCGAAATGGTCATAGAAAAGGTCGAGGAGATGGTGTGA
- a CDS encoding NAD(P)H-hydrate dehydratase, producing the protein MIIAGTVPIEGLGPVEGKVEPLDDRIRVAGREIPVSMGTAALAAAAARVLEFLGEDEPRLITAGDLGEGDGSLEIYRRLREVDDDVLVIHYIKPKIDEIRRVDTSGKVIADAGGMYAAKAAGIGPEFHLFLPDPGELAFLADEKAHHPAYVRGFIAEVDEEEVPSLVRRAYEEDQVPDYMVVKGRRDHVVHRGEVVETVDEPLVEAMECIGGTGDTLTGIVAALIAAGFGTEEACVIGCRVNRRLGEIANATPTTRIHELTRAIPEALCEELRE; encoded by the coding sequence TTGATCATCGCGGGTACGGTTCCGATCGAAGGTCTCGGCCCCGTGGAGGGGAAGGTCGAGCCGCTGGACGATCGAATACGCGTCGCCGGTCGTGAGATACCCGTTTCCATGGGGACCGCCGCACTGGCCGCCGCGGCGGCCCGTGTTCTGGAGTTCCTGGGTGAGGATGAACCACGGCTTATCACCGCGGGGGATCTGGGAGAAGGGGACGGTAGTCTCGAGATCTACCGTCGCCTGAGGGAGGTCGACGATGACGTGCTCGTGATCCACTACATCAAGCCGAAGATAGACGAGATCCGACGCGTCGATACGTCAGGCAAGGTCATCGCGGACGCCGGAGGGATGTACGCCGCCAAGGCCGCGGGTATCGGACCCGAGTTTCACCTGTTCCTGCCGGACCCCGGAGAACTCGCGTTCCTCGCGGACGAGAAGGCCCATCATCCGGCCTACGTTCGAGGGTTCATCGCTGAAGTCGACGAGGAGGAGGTTCCGAGCCTGGTGAGACGTGCCTACGAGGAGGACCAAGTCCCGGATTATATGGTGGTTAAGGGGAGGCGTGACCACGTCGTCCACCGGGGTGAAGTGGTGGAGACCGTCGATGAGCCCCTCGTCGAGGCCATGGAGTGCATCGGGGGTACGGGCGACACGCTCACGGGGATCGTCGCCGCACTCATCGCCGCGGGGTTCGGAACCGAGGAGGCGTGCGTGATCGGCTGTAGGGTGAACCGGAGGCTCGGTGAAATCGCGAACGCGACTCCGACAACTAGGATACACGAGCTCACCAGGGCGATACCGGAGGCCCTGTGCGAAGAACTGAGGGAGTGA
- a CDS encoding YeeE/YedE thiosulfate transporter family protein: MARVSPLVTGLVAGVSAAILQAVFKVSPPPAYGICIACHTRDLVNWIVNHAAGTTLGMAPVSKPFPVLTVVGIFIGALIAAFAHGEFRIRRTHHPILGFVLGFLVINFALFMGGCPIRTSLRTMYGDVVALLGLISIAVGVILGAEFYLKRKA; the protein is encoded by the coding sequence ATGGCCAGAGTATCACCGCTGGTTACGGGACTGGTAGCCGGCGTCTCCGCCGCGATACTGCAGGCGGTCTTCAAGGTCAGCCCACCACCGGCGTACGGGATCTGTATAGCGTGCCACACCAGGGACCTGGTGAACTGGATAGTGAACCATGCCGCGGGAACCACGCTCGGGATGGCGCCGGTCTCCAAACCCTTCCCGGTGCTGACCGTCGTGGGTATTTTCATCGGGGCACTGATCGCGGCGTTCGCCCACGGCGAGTTCAGGATTCGGAGGACCCACCATCCGATTCTAGGGTTCGTGCTCGGTTTCCTGGTCATCAACTTCGCACTCTTCATGGGTGGCTGTCCGATCCGAACGAGCCTGAGGACGATGTACGGGGACGTCGTAGCGCTCCTCGGACTGATCTCCATAGCCGTCGGCGTGATACTGGGCGCCGAGTTCTACCTCAAGAGAAAGGCGTGA